The genomic segment GAAAAATCTTATCGATTCCCAACctttttcaccacacacactgcaacgcTATAGTTTCTCacttgtgtgtctttgtgtgtcgtTTCAAgtgttgactttgtgtaaaacctttaaaGCATATTGAACAGATAtagggtttttcaccagtgtgtattcttgtGTGCATTATCAAATTTGCCTTCTGAGAAAATTCCTTACAACAAAATAAGCACATGAATGGTTTGTCtccggtgtgtattctcatgtgcacTTCCAAATCGGTATTTTGTATAAAACCTTTGCCACAGCTTGAACATGAAAAGGGTTTATCTcccgtgtgtattctcatgtgcactttcaaacGTCCATTCTGTGTAAAACATACCccgcagattgaacaagaaaaaggtttttctccagtgtgcgttctcatgtgtatttcCAAACTACTACGGTGattaaaagttttgtcacagtgaggaCAAGTCCagcgtgtgttgtcagtgtgacacgtCTTATcagctttagagtcttcatcatcagtgtcaggggAGTGTGACGTTAATAGTGGAGCAAAGATCtcgtctgcttgtgatcctccacagtggtctccatcagcttctgttgccATGTGTCGGATTGAGCTGCTGCTTTCACCTTTGAGcttatcatcttcactcttcacaatcacaccaatcgctgggaactcctccaaccattcaagatgctctccctcctgactgatgctgtgttcctcctcttcctctttaatgtgaggggaaTATGACTCCCCCTTTTCCTCTTCAACATGAGGGGAATGTGGCTCCTCCTGCTCCATCCTGGCGGACCACTCCTGCTGTTCAGggagaagatgttcttcacagacgtctgcaggacacgagAAGACAAACATGCTTTAGAAAAGTCCAcctttgctcagtcacatgagaCATTGTCCTGCACCAGCACATGTTCTGATATTGTCTCTGAGGATGTCATCAGTCACTACGTTGACATTCAATATGCCATCAGGgaataacagaagaaataaaacgaatcatgaaaaaaaacaatattatcaCAGCAGTAAAATCTTACATACAAATAACATAGCTGCTCGTACACCGGAACAAAAACATGTAAACCTAATTTACAAAAACCATGCaaatcatgtaaaaaaaatataatgaaaTAAATCAACCACAGAACGACTcacaagaaaacaaaaacaataagcaaATCAGAAAACATTAAACAGGGACATATCTTATATACCGGTATGTAACATTAGAAACTTCTCCTAAACAGTGTTTAAAAGGTTCTCCATTATGTGGATGTGTAATATCATAAGGTTTTAACTAGTGGTGTGACCAGTGACATGCGGTCAGGGTAGACTGGTGAGGCAGAGACAAACTTGTTtcgataaacaaaaaaaaaaaaaagatcaaacaaATTAATGATTTTTCATTAAACTGTGTTATAGTTTCTGAAAGTTTACAATCGTTCTTTAACATTTCCTTCagtaaaaatctaaattttttatgTTACCTAATCGTAAAGAGTGCAGGAAGCTGATATTGGGCTAaatccagtggcgggccgtgcggttcccacctaggccttcagtgacatccgacttcaatgattacctctcaaaataccataatttatgtcaccacatgaccattgctggagaaatattatacaggaacacatttacgtactaatgggcattgaatcaccaccaactgtgtacaaaacgggttattttctggcgcatttaaaaatcactaaacccgcatcagcagttaaaacatatcttatgtagtactgtcaaaattaaaactgaaaaaaacatattaaatgtgaaaaaataaataaaatatctgaactcacaattagtagaacccattcgagctcccggggttggccgacatcgtctcacaaaatGGAGTTACTCTTTAAATAGCCTTCCTGAAAAtgaccttgcaaatatatgtgttgtcttgtgtcatcataaaagatgcagacgaggcgtgttggctgagttcttaaggtttactccacagcgtgctcatcaaaaacatccacctgccggcatggctacattcaacctaaacggggctactgcgcatgctcttcactactgtggcatgctgggtaatgagtccttatgttacctagctcataacatcacaatatatatctgccttaggccatctagaaagccttactgacaacaacgtgtgatctgattggctatcgcaactgtctctcaaatgTTTGTgttcgttcacttacagtgcacggacgccagcattgttgattTTGAAGGCtttgggcagatttggtacagcatggcaacataaactagctgaattctgattggatagaaactctataacctaaaaacaaaagCACTGGAAGGACCATAATATGAAACGAAGAGAATAtgatttagggaaagtaaatttaaaaatacttttatctttaattatgatcatgatttctggttatgttaggccagcagataaggccttgctggccctaatGGCACCCTTATCCTTCCTTCcttaggccttagtattccctgaggaacataggccgtcgacgaaagccttccattcattccggtcttgtgcccttcggtCGAGTTGTTACCACgacagcccctcagccctcatctcctgttccgtgcttcttctccaggttgttcttggtctctctctgtttctttttccctgtgggttccatgttagtgcctgtttggtgattgatttattgggttttctgagtgtgtggcctatccagctccacttccttctcctgatttgcagttccactggttcttgtttggtgagttcccacaggttggcattggtgaTGGTGTCTGGCCAGTAGACTCCTAGGACCCGACGGAGGCACCGGTTTATGAATGTCTGTaatttagtgcagtgtttttcaaccactgtgcacactagtgtgccgtgagatacggtctggtgtgccgtgggagattatgtaatttcacctatttgggttaaaataatttttttgcaaaccagtaattatagtatgcaaattatgtgttgttgtttagctcggcagagtaaccgtgtaatactcttccatatcagtaggtggcagccggtagctaattgctttgtagatgttgcaaACAgctggaggcagcgtgcaggtaaaaatgtgtctaatgcttaaaccaaatataaacaaaaggtgagtgcctctaagaaaaggcattgaagcttagggaaggctatgcagaacgaaactacaactgaactggctacaaagtaaacaaaaacagaatgctggacgacagcaaagacttactgcggagcagagacggcgtccacaatgtacatccgaacatgacatgacaatctacaatgtccccacgaagaaggataaaaacaactgaaatattcttgattgctaaaacaaagtagatgcggggaaatatcgctcaaaggaagacatgaaactgctacaggaaaataccaaaaaaaagagaaaaagacaccaaaataggagcacaagacaagaactaaaacactacacacaggaaaacagcaaaaaagtcaaaataagtcagggggtgatgtgacaggtggcgacagtacacctactttgagacaagagctatagtgatgcatgcttggttatggtttaaagtcatatccaacaattgcgtcaacgactttttactgtcaactgagtttccttttttaatgatttctgttggtggtgtgcctctggatttttgtcaacgcaaaaattgtgcattggctcaaaaaaggttgaaaaacactgatttagtgAGTATGCTATTGGTGGTTTTCCATGTTTCTGATCCGTACAGCAGGACCGATTTGACATTTGAGTTAAAGATTTTCAGTTTGGTTTTGAGAGAAATGTTTTTTGTTCTCCAGATTTTGTTTAGTATGTTGAATGATGTTCTTGCTTTCCCTATTCTGGATTTGACATCTTCATCTGCCCCTCCATCTACTGATTATGCTCCCCAAGTATGTAAaactgacggcacaccactggctaAATCCCTTATTGACAGCCACATGAGCGAATGAAGCAGAAGCCCACCAAATTATTTTTGCAATTGTTTGgtgactttttttaattaaaaatgtaaaattataaatttACCGTCTTTTTTCTGGTGtcattggagactgtactcgtgtttggaGCCTCTTAGCGTCTGTCGCTGTGCACTGCAGTGTACCTGATGAGCAGGAGTGAGTGCTGCTGCGAGCCTCCAGCACACGCAAAACACTCACAGACGCTCACACAAACACTAACTGACGTCACACAAACACCACCATCcgagtcacggccgttgtgtccttgggcaagacagttCACCCTTCCTCCTaaagggtcgtggttagggccttgcatggcagctcccgccatcagtgtgtgaatgtggaaatcgtgtcaaagctctttgagtaccttgaaggtagaaaagcgctatacaagtataacccatttaccatttactaacTGAGGTCACACAAACACTAATTGGGGATATTGGAGCGCTCGATTTGTTCACCGTAACCCACCTAAAGCACAGTATGGGTGATCTCTCCTCATTAAAGTGTTATTTTCTTCATTTGAGCTATTTATTAATGCTATCAGATTTACCTGTGTGACGTCACACTTCTTAATACACCCCGATAACACCCCTCCTGTGAACGTTtgtacatataatatgtattttatttgacTTGTTTATTCTTGCTGCTGGGGTTAGGGGGAGGTGACGATAAGGGTCTACTTAACCCAGTGCTTTTTATAGTGCataatattgttatttttgtgaacaaaaacaaaatctaTTTGATTTCCATAGCCAACTATTTTACTTTCACAATTTGCCGATGCTCCTCTACTCAGTAAAGTAATTACAAGTGTTCTTTcatgttaataatcaaatataaagttagtaaattaACTTTtgtacatataatatg from the Entelurus aequoreus isolate RoL-2023_Sb linkage group LG20, RoL_Eaeq_v1.1, whole genome shotgun sequence genome contains:
- the LOC133635793 gene encoding zinc finger protein 239-like encodes the protein MCERTIAEYEEELCPTKEEKERQHLLLDAVFKKHQVVFHRRDVCEEHLLPEQQEWSARMEQEEPHSPHVEEEKGESYSPHIKEEEEEHSISQEGEHLEWLEEFPAIGVIVKSEDDKLKGESSSSIRHMATEADGDHCGGSQADEIFAPLLTSHSPDTDDEDSKADKTCHTDNTRWTCPHCDKTFNHRSSLEIHMRTHTGEKPFSCSICGVCFTQNGRLKVHMRIHTGDKPFSCSSCGKGFIQNTDLEVHMRIHTGDKPFMCLFCCKEFSQKANLIMHTRIHTGEKPYICSICFKGFTQSQHLKRHTKTHK